Proteins found in one Quercus robur chromosome 2, dhQueRobu3.1, whole genome shotgun sequence genomic segment:
- the LOC126715925 gene encoding uncharacterized protein At4g06598 gives MANSKGSSNIRNLIYSGKHALLPPKSPFPIVSPSYVDYVPGPAIGPKAAQKTREGNAHHQRTSSESQLIEEQPSWLDDLLNEPETPVRRGGHRRSSSDSFAYIDVANASNFDHAAQDDFKYKNMVSVPSWGSQDFDLHKDVQHASFYADVHLAKQKNRAWDPSLNAVVSPSSCSVKDNTVHQSSGSSCSPHEADVVSCTASEKQDQVESCPQDPKATSERRDSNAKPSASETDTKRAKQQFAQRSRVRKLQYIAELERNVQALQAKGSEVSAELEFLNQQHLILSMENKALKQRLENLAQEQLIKYLEQEVLEREIGRLRTLYQQQQKPQQQPSSSHRRSKSRDYLDSQFANLSLKHKDANSGRDPVTGPLRI, from the exons ATGGCAAATTCCAAGGGGTCATCAAACATCAGAAATTTGATCTACTCAGGAAAACACGCTTTGCTTCCTCCTAAAAGTCCATTTCCTATTGTTTCCCCCTCGTATGTTGATTATGTCCCAGGTCCTGCTATTGGACCAAAAGCTGCTCAAAAGACTAGAGAGGGAAATGCACACCACCAACGAACTTCCTCTGAGAGCCAGCTCATAGAGGAGCAACCTTCTTGGCTTGATGATCTTCTTAATGAACCAGAGACACCTGTACGCAGAGGAGGTCATAGGCGTTCATCAAGTGATTCCTTTGCTTACATAGATGTAGCAAATGCTTCTAACTTTGATCATGCAGCTCAGGAtgatttcaaatataaaaatatggtTTCTGTACCTTCTTGGGGATCTCAGGATTTTGATCTTCACAAAGATGTGCAGCATGCTTCATTCTATGCAGATGTCCACTTGGCAAAGCAGAAGAATAGGGCATGGGATCCATCTTTGAATGCTGTGGTTAGCCCAAGCAGCTGTTCTGTCAAGGATAACACTGTTCATCAGAGTTCAGGATCATCATGCTCACCACATGAAGCTGATGTGGTTTCATGTACTGCAAGCGAAAAGCAGGATCAAGTTGAATCATGTCCACAAGATCCAAAAGCTACTTCTGAAAGAAGGGATTCAAATGCTAAGCCTTCTGCTTCTGAGACAGATACAAAACGCGCTAAACA GCAATTTGCTCAACGTTCACGGGTTCGGAAGCTTCAATACATAGCTGAGCTTGAAAGGAATGTACAAGCTTTACAGGCAA AAGGGTCTGAAGTTTCAGCTGAACTTGAATTTCTCAACCAGCAGCATCTTATTTTGAGCATGGAGAACAAAGCCCTTAAGCAGCGATTAGAAAATTTAGCCCAGGAGCAGCTTATCAAATACT TGGAGCAAGAAGTATTGGAAAGGGAGATTGGGAGGCTACGAACCTTGTATCAGCAGCAGCAAAAGCCACAACAGCAGCCATCTTCTAGCCATCGACGCTCTAAAAGCAGGGACTACCTAGATTCCCAATTTGCAAATCTCTCTTTGAAACACAAGGATGCTAATTCAGGCCGTGATCCTGTGACTGGTCCACTCCGCATTTAG
- the LOC126715924 gene encoding COBRA-like protein 6: MGTVFILSFFFLIISISPSYGYDPLDPHANITITWDLMLQNDATYDVRVSLYNFQLFRHVDRPGWKLSWTWISDEAIWDIWGAEATEQGNCSRFKGGVLPHCCEKQPVIVDLMPGAPYNKQFNNCCKGGVLTSMTQDQTMYGAAFRMNVNKATINNTGNRFFMPLNFNLGVPGYTCGDPFQVPPSKFKADGSRRSTQALETWNVTCIYSQFQASLTPKCCVSLSAFYNSTIIPCPQCSCNCEGLGGTKCVKSDKTPSLLELPHANDEEPQPLVRCSNHMCPIKVHWHVKESYREYWRVKITITNLNFVKNYSQWNLVVLHPNLRNVTEVFSFNYLPLNPYGSINDTGMFWGIKYYNDMLLQSGPSGNVQTEMLLNKDPSIFTFREGWTFPRKISFNGDECVMPPPDEYPRLPNSGHSVTEKPSLIFFSLFLLIVLVL; this comes from the exons ATGGGTACTGTCTTTATTTTGAGTTTCTTCTTTCTCATTATCTCCATCTCACCTTCTT ATGGGTATGATCCATTAGATCCTCATGCCAATATAACCATTACATGGGATCTCATGCTTCAAAATGATGCAACATATGAT GTAAGGGTATCACTCTACAACTTCCAATTATTCCGGCATGTGGACCGGCCTGGTTGGAAATTGAGTTGGACGTGGATAAGCGACGAGGCAATATGGGATATATGGGGAGCAGAGGCCACAGAGCAAGGAAATTGCTCTAGATTTAAGGGTGGAGTACTTCCACATTGTTGTGAGAAGCAGCCAGTGATTGTTGATCTCATGCCAGGAGCACCATATAACAAGCAGTTTAACAATTGTTGCAAGGGAGGGGTGCTAACCTCTATGACACAAGACCAAACTATGTATGGTGCTGCTTTTAGGATGAATGTTAATAAAGCTACCATTAACAATACAGGCAATCGCTTCTTCATGCCTTTAAATTTCAACCTTGGTGTTCCTGGATATACTTGTGGAGATCCATTTCAAGTTCCACCAAGCAAGTTCAAGGCAGATGGAAGCCGTCGATCAACACAAGCTCTTG AGACTTGGAATGTAACCTGTATTTACTCGCAATTTCAAGCATCACTTACTCCAAAATGTTGTGTTTCCTTATCTGCATTCTACAATAGTACCATTATTCCTTGCCCCCAGTGCAGCTGTAATTGCGAAGGACTAGGTGGAACAAAATGTGTAAA GTCTGATAAAACTCCTTCCTTGTTGGAGCTACCACATGCAAATGATGAAGAACCACAACCTTTGGTGAGGTGTTCTAACCACATGTGCCCCATAAAAGTGCACTGGCATGTGAAAGAAAGTTACAGAGAGTACTGGCGAGTCAAAATCACTATCACAAatcttaattttgttaaaaactatTCCCAGTGGAACTTGGTGGTGCTACACCCCAACTTGAGAAATGTCACTGAGGTTTTCAGCTTCAACTATCTGCCCCTTAATCCGTATGGAAGCATTA ATGACACAGGGATGTTTTGGGGGATTAAGTACTACAATGACATGTTACTTCAATCAGGACCAAGTGGAAATGTACAAACTGAGATGCTACTAAACAAAGATCCAAGTATTTTTACTTTCAGAGAAGGATGGACTTTCCCaagaaaaatttcttttaatggTGATGAATGTGTCATGCCTCCTCCAGATGAATACCCTAGGCTCCCTAACAGTGGTCATAGTGTCACAGAAAAGCCTTCCctaattttcttctctttgtttttgcttATAGTACTGGTGCTTTGA
- the LOC126715923 gene encoding magnesium transporter MRS2-4, producing the protein MGKKAATSSPRSRRLKKQVGSSPPLPPLLPPQIGGGAASPPNNNNCILVGKGKKKTGGARLWMRLDRSGRHELTELDKNAIIRRASIPARDLRILGPIFSHSSNILAREKAMVVNLEFIKAIVTAEEVLLFDPLRPEVLPFVEQLRQQLPCKSPFHGAGHEDEQDNEMRVSTGRQWLPVPEATEGLQCELPFEFQVLEIALEVVCTYLDSNVADLERNAYPVLDELARNVSTKNLEYVRSLKSNLTRLLARVQKVRDEIEHLLDDNEDMAHLYLTRKWIQNQPPEALLGAAASNSIVTASPHSHLRRLGSARSGSLVTSNFQDDNDVEDLEMLLEAYFMQLDGTRNKILSVREYIGDTEDYVNIQLDNQRNELIQLQLTLTIASFAVAIETLIAAWFGMNIPFPLYNVNGVFWYFAGGITVLCIFIFLFVLGYARWKKLLGS; encoded by the exons ATGGGGAAGAAGGCGGCCACGTCATCGCCGAGGTCCCGGCGCTTGAAGAAGCAGGTTGGGTCGTCGCCGCCGCTGCCGCCGCTGCTGCCTCCGCAGATCGGAGGAGGAGCCGCCTCGCCTCCAAACAACAATAATTGTATTTTGGTTggaaaagggaagaagaagaccGGCGGAGCTCGGCTATGGATGAGGCTGGACCGGAGTGGGCGGCACGAGCTGACGGAGTTGGACAAGAACGCTATCATTCGTCGCGCTTCTATTCCCGCCAGGGATTTGAGAATCCTTGGCCCTATTTTCTCTCACTCCTCCAATATCCTTG CAAGGGAGAAAGCGATGGTTGTCAATTTGGAGTTTATAAAGGCCATAGTTACAGCCGAAGAAGTGCTGTTGTTTGATCCTCTCCGTCCAGAGGTTCTTCCATTCGTGGAGCAGCTAAGGCAACAACTTCCTTGTAAAAGCCCATTCCATGGAGCTGGCCATGAAGATGAACAAGATAACGAAATGCGTGTTTCAACAGGGAGACAATGGTTGCCCGTTCCAGAAGCAACTGAAGGTCTGCAGTGTGAGCTTCCCTTTGAGTTTCAGGTTCTGGAGATTGCATTAGAGGTTGTCTGTACATATCTGGATTCCAATGTGGCTGACCTCGAGAGAAATGCTTACCCTGTGTTGGATGAACTGGCCAGGAATGTTAGCACCAAGAATCTTGAATATGTGAGAAGTTTGAAAAGCAATCTTACCCGGCTGCTTGCACGTGTGCAAAAG GTAAGGGATGAAATCGAACATCTATTAGATGACAATGAAGATATGGCACATTTATATCTCACAAGGAAGTGGATCCAGAATCAGCCTCCTGAGGCTTTATTGGGAGCTGCTGCTTCAAATAGCATAGTTACCGCTTCTCCTCATTCCCATCTCCGCCGACTTGGTTCTGCCAGGAGCGGAAGTTTGGTGACTAGCAACTTTCAGGATGATAATGATGTAGAGGATCTGGAGATGTTGCTTGAAGCCTATTTTATGCAGCTGGATGGAACTCGTAACAAGATATTGTCT GTTCGGGAGTATATTGGTGACACAGAAGACTATGTTAACATCCAACTTGACAACCAGCGAAACGAACTTATTCAACTGCAGTTGACATTGACCATTGCATCATTTGCTGTTGCTATTGAAACCTTGATAGCAGCATGGTTTGGGATGAACATCCCTTTTCCATTGTACAATGTGAACGGGGTATTTTGGTACTTTGCTGGTGGTATTACAGTattatgtatatttattttCCTGTTTGTCTTGGGATATGCCAGATGGAAGAAGCTGCTCGGTTCATAA